The DNA window gTGGCTTATAAACTGAAAGTCAAATAACGTGAGTGTTAATTTGCACTGTAATTAAGCGCGGAAGAACTGTCCTGTgtcttctcctttttcttttctaaagaaaagagaaaagttcTGGCACTGAAACCAGGCTTGCAATAGTAGGTTTCACCAAATCACCACAGTCTAATAACAGCTTGGTAATTGTCATTTTGTCTCATCTCATTGTTTTAAACGCCAAGTACGGTAAATCAATCAGCAGCTCAGCACCAAAAAGAAGTAAAAGAAGAGCTACTAACACCACACTAAGCTGGTTGCtgaacaaaaggaaaaggacacaaaccatcttttttctctttaattaTGAGCTAAAGATTATACATGCATGTCTCATGCAAAAGTTTAAGCTAGGTTTTAGACCCTAAAGCAAACAATGCTCCAGCCAAGCTGTACAAATTTTTGCCATCACTTCAGCACTAGCAAAACACATGTCCTTCATATCGAAAATGCTCACCACACTGTTCACCAAAGCCAGCATATTTATGGTTCATACTGTTCACCGGCAGCATCTGCACGGGCATGCAATTAAATCATAAGGACCGGACCAGCTGTACCAGTGACACGTAATTAGTGGCTATTTGGATTTAAGTTTTTCCTTGTGATATCActtgtttggacgttaattaggagtattaaatatagaccgataacaaaattaattgcataaataaatattatttcattagataaattttttaagcctaattaagctacaattagcaaatatttactgtagcatcatattcgctaatcatggactaattaggctcaatagattcatctcgcaaaatagtccagagtatgaagtgggttttatatataatagtctatatttaatacttccaATTAGTGTTTAAATATTCGACGTGACAGGTACTTAAAAAAGTCCCTGGGATCCAAACAAGGTCTTAATCCAGTCTCCCTGCCTAGTTTCACTATACAGTTTCTAGAGCAGCCAACTCGATGAAATGATGTATAAAACAACTAATTATAGTTTAACGTTTCATTGTATCATTTCcaaagctaaataaaacatttaattacaaTTCAAAGTTTGATTACATGCAGTCAGTGTTTGATTACATAAAACGCCTCAAGTCCCTCAATACAAGTTTCATTGCGTTACCGAAAACTTGTTAATGGTGCCCAAACGTTTCATGGCCAAGAAataaattttctctctcttctcatagtttcatataaatattctcttttataCCGACGTGTCATCTAATTAATGTGTATGACACCTCTTAGAAACCCTCCTTAACACTGACCTTAGCTTCCTCTGTTTTAAAGTAGTTCCGTTTAttccatttttttagagaaaggAAAGTTAAAAGTAAAAGATGACCGTGATgggttaaaaaaagaaagcatgcGAAGAAATTACGTAAATAAGATTGTGATTATTTGAGATGGTGAGGTAAGGGAAGAAGCAGTAGCATTATTTTGTGTACAAGAATTCATAAAAGAACTAGCGCACGTTTTTCTCCCCTTCTAAACTACATTTGGAAAAGACAACACCTCcgtctttttgcttttgtttatgcttataaataaaaatttaaatttttaaccttaaattggagttaattttgatgtttttcaccgaagtttattttttatccatggtttttatatcattaaaaatatgtatataaaagttttgttcatattttttgcttACAGATTAACCGTTTGTCTTTTTATgagaaagccaaacaatcactctgAAATGTTTATTGGGataaagccaaacaatcactctcTGAAATGTTTATTCGATGGGATAAACggcaaaaaagttttatacacATTCAAAATGATCTATATTTAGGTAAATGCTACCTCCGGTCTAAAaaatttttctgaattttatctttcagccttgacttttagattgttaagaatacatctataaatgttttatttgtaaatatgatttgatttttttaagaaaaaaattaactctaatgtcaacttaaaaaaaataaactgaggGGTGCCACCTGACTCGGTACAATCCCCATGGATGAACCGAAGGAGGAGCTTCATCACAAGATATGTAGGGAGGTGTGTGAGAGCGACTGGTGAGATGGAGATGGTGATGACTGCCGGGCAATTCATGCACAAGAACCGATGCATGACACTGTCGTTCCTACACAGAAACACCATTGTTTACTGCTTGCTAGcagcaataaaaatatgtttacagctTTAGCTTTTTGTGCATGCCCTTTTGGACTTTAGCTTTAAACCTTTGATCTGGCCCGCTTTAAAGGCATTGTTTAGACTGTTTTGGATTCGAAAGCTGCCATGGAgataagcagcagcagcagcagaagtaggagtaggagtagCATGGGGGTGCCTCAGCCTCACTGACTGAACTGAACTGTTGAGTTTCCTGCAAACACCCTTGGGACAGTTGGGCTCTCTCATCTCAAGCAACAGTAATCTTGGTGTGTCTGTAGTTTGCAATGGCAATCAATGTGCAGGGAAGAAATTAATGGGAGGGAGCATACCCCTGTGTCATCTTGTGTGTGTCCATCTCCTTGGTATGTGCAGGGTTCCATGGCCAAGGTTTGGAAGCTTGCAGGGAAGGGGATAATGTGGCTACTAGTAGTTCATGGCTTGAGCCTTCTTGTCCCTTGTGGTGTCCTGATTCAGTAGCAAACAGAAACaggagtgtgtgtgtgtgtgatagGGTGTGTAAGCTTGTCTGGTTTTCTTTGGGCTTGTGTGTGAATTATAGCCATGTCTCTCTGCAAATGCTTGCATGGTGTTCAGGAACAGTAGGACACTGCATTATTGATCAACACAGGTAGCTGAACAACAGAACAAGAGGATTCAGGAACTTGTCGTCATTGAAACTGACTACAACAGTACTGTAAacaattttctttcattttccaAGAGGATTCAAGGACTTGTCAGTATGAAACATGCATACAGGAGCCTATGCATGCAGAGGGGGCAACAGCATGAAGCATAGTGATGGCGAAGGTATCTCCAAGACTATGATGCTTGTGCAAGAACAGGCGAGGAATCTTGGACCCAAGAAATTCACATGATCCCAGATGACAAAATTTTGAGCGGCTCATGTATTCCATCGACTCGAATCATATCATCGCAAGAACTTGCTTGAAGAAGCCCAATGGAAAAAACACAAAGATAGGCATCAAATCGACCAGGACTCACAGAGGAGAGTACAGAATAGTGTGATGAATCCTAAGAAAAATGGACAATGTTTTGTACTCCTACATAGGAGAAGTACAGTGCATTTCAGAGGACTGAACAATTTGATGCACATGCACAGTTGCAAAATTACCTCTGTTTTTTCTAGTCCTTCCTCGATTCAAatagatgttaataaatctagacatatgtataaaacatatatgttgatgatttgatatatggatgaatcttaGCAATGCGGAAACATCTTAAGGAGTACCCATTTTGAGTTGTATTCTCTGTGGCATTTCAGAAGTTTGGGCCTTGATCCAGATTACTTGGGCCGTTATCTGGGCCTTTCTGAACATTTGGGGCCCATAAAGCTTTGGCACTTCAATTGCTGAGATACTGCTATATTGGTCACAAGAGGCAAGCCTGTCTGAAAAGGGAAAACTCACTGAAACCTtgaagcaaaagtgaaaactCAAGGCTACTTTCTTCCATGGAGCAGAGAAAACATCCATTTCTCCTGTGGCAACCTCCATCTACTCATGAAAGCTACTCTTACTTGATTTCTGCCCATGTGAgtcctcaaattttttttattttttaaatatttttaataaataattttattattaaaccttggaagaaaatatttacacCGGATGAACATTTTGGCCACGCCATTGTTAGtagcgtggcaagacaacgctgccacgcaACGTGGTTGGCATGGCAAAACAATGCTGCCACGTCATCGACAATAGCGTGGTAAGCCTACCATGCCAAAAATTTTGCGTGACAGTATTGTTTTGCCACGTCAATATTGAtagcgtggccaaaaggttcatccggtagaaatattttctcccgtggtttaataataaaattatttattaaaaatattcaaaaaataaaaaatttgtgtCCTCACGTGAACATGGTTTCATAATAACTTTGTTCAGACAAACATAAAACAATCTAGAAGATGGGCAATTAATGGGGATTCACCGGGAGAAGCAAGTTGATCAAGAAGAAATAAGTAACAAGTGGGCACATTTTCAGGAATCATGGAAAGCACCCTcgtatttttgtttctgcttatgtttgtaagtcaaaatttaaattttcaattttaaattaggagttgattttggatttgtttcatcgtattttatttttcagtcttaactcTTGGGTCGCTAAGgacatgtttataaaagttttatccataattatttatttgtaaatatatcgtctGGCTTCTGGaacaaccccccccccccctcccccaagTGTTTTGGTAGCAGGAACACACACACGTTTTTCCTCTGTTTCAGAAGCAAGCACCAATGCAAAGTTTGTCATTATTGCCTCTAAAACTCTGGAGAAAATCTGCTAATTGAACACCCCAAGTAACTGCCAATCATCATTATTATTGATGACTACTACCAGAGCAAATTGTCTACATGTGGGCTTCCTTCCTTCCGTTTTTGCAGGACAAGCAAGCAAAGTGGCAACTGAAGAAAAATCATGctgcatgaaaaataatttcaaatcaGGAACCGTACATAATAAAAGAGAAATTTCTGGCCTTTGCATCATAGAATTCACACGATCATACAATGATGCAGATACATAACACATCATTTTAGGTGTGTTAATGGTTATATTCTGGATTTCAAACAAATGtagtataattattattagcaTTATCCTAGATAGGAGAAGTACATTGCATTTCAAGGAAAGAGAAATAAGTGACAAGCGGGGCACATTTTCAGGAATCATGGAAGATAGCACGCacgtcttttcacttttgctcatgtttataagataaaatttaaatttttaatattaaatttagagttaattttaaaatttttttatcgtagtttatttttcaatattatcttttagataaataaaaacacatacaaaaattttatacacaaatcacttttcgtttataaatatatgccccctctcccctctcagGGTTTCGTTTATAATAGGAGCACACACGTTTTTCCTCTGTTTGACAAGCAAACACCAATGAAATGGTTGCCTCTGGAGAAAATCTACTAAGaacaaggctaataatatagctaacaagctggctataagacttcttatagtcttctcttagcctacccatatagtagttagctcttcatcattaatacaggacccacatgtcactctcacaaagtttcttggttcttgtgtccgAGTTGGTTACAAACTTACAGCCCGCTTACACTTTCTCTCATCCgttctctcctccacataagcatttagccagctattatacttgctctaattgaACACCCCAATTAACTGTCAATCATCATTACTATTGATGACTACTACCAGAACAAATTGTCTACGTGGTGAGAGTTATTGCAATTTGTTGCTGATTGCCTTTGTGTTTTGACTCTTATTCTCCTTGTGTAGACATGTGAGCTTCCTTCCTTCCGTTTTTTCAGGGAGAAGCAAGCAAAGTGGCAACTTAAGAAAAATCATGGTgaaggacaaaaaaaatcaaatcaggAATCGTGCATGATAAAAGCGAAATTTCTGACCTTTGCATCATAGAATTCACACGATCATACAATGATGCAAATGCATAACGCATCATTATAGGTGTCTAAAAGGTTATATTCTGGACTTAAACAAATGTACTGTAATTGTTATTAGCATTACCTAATggacaattgcaaatttgttaCTGATTTAAAACGTTATTATAAAACTGtctagaaaattataaaaatatcaccaGAACTGTTATTTGAGTGACATCcttgtaatttagaaaaaaaaaccagtgacaaatttgcaaaaaccaAACTATTAAGTTCACTacattttcataaattattactttttaaataattaataagtttTACCTTATTTTGCATGTATGGACATTGCATTGGTCCAAATTAAAGGCAACTAACTGAAGGTACGTTGGTATGATTGAAATGCTACGGTTTCTCATGAGTTTTCTGTGAACATCAGTAGCGTGTGTATCTTACCAAGCAACCAATTCACACAAACCATGCCTATactttctgtttttttgttttttggtcAAGATCAGCTCGAACAAAACAAACACGTCCTAATTAAACATTTGCGTTTTCGGCAATTTAATAGCCTCTGCTGGAATGATTGTTGAAACAAACAGAAACTGAATcttggcagcagcagcagcaggaggaggcgtTGGTAGCTGTCGTCTTCTCCAATCAAACTCCTGATTTCCCTCTCACGTCTGCTGCTAGAACCTTAATTGGACACAAGAACCAATCATTCAATGCATCCATCCCTCCTACTTGTCCCTTGCATTCTTCATAGACTTCATtaataatacttttttttcatttgtatataCGTGTCCTCAAACATATGGTCCTCTATTAATAGCCCATCAATAATTCAGCTCGATTATGCGAGCGTCACTTGATCTAGACCGTTTATTTTGATACATCCGGTCACACGGTAACCAACACTTGTTTGGTTACTGTACATGTGACCACTTACGATCTCAACCATTGATTTATGACACAAAATCGTATATTGtcagttttatctttttttcttttgcttgtgcttataagttataagacaatattttaattttttatcttaaatttagagttgattttgagatttttttatcatagtttattttatggcatttgcttttaggttGTTAAGAACAtggaaatataaaaattttattctgaaattaatttttgtttgcaaatagtATGCCGTTTGGCTTTGTCGAacaaaaagccaaataatgtGGGCGTAGATCAACAACCATTCGGTATATTTTGGCTCCTTTGCTTCTCCTATAAATACTCCTGCAGGCATGAGAAACCTCTTGCAACCATAAGCAATTAAGAGACACCAAGAGATCATAATCTTAGGCAGATCTCCTAGCTGCAAGCAAGATTAATTAGCTGTGCATATCGGCCATGGGATCCTTGGGTCCAAGCGTGGTGAGAAGCCTGCAGCAGCACAAGGCAGCTCCGGCGAGCaagccggcggccgccggtgagagccagcagcagcagcagcagcagcgcggcgggtcgtcgtcgtcgttccgGATGCCGGTGCACTACCCGCGGTACAAGAAGGCGGAGTACGAGGCGATGGCGGAGTGGCGCGTGGACTGCCTGCTCCGGGAGTACGGCCTCCCCGTCCccgccgacggcgacctcGACGCCAAGAGGCGCTTCGCCATGGGCGCCTTCCTCTGGCCCGACCAGTACTAGGCTACTAGCTACATCCATCCATCAGCTACGCATCCTGCAGCTAAGCTAGCTTCCTTCTGCTCATCGACGCTGCACACTAGCTTAGCTCCATTACATGTACAGGGCAGTGGACGCGAGACGGTCGATCCCAACCGTCCGTTTTGCATCCGACGTCCAACAGTTGCCCCGGACCTGAGTGTGCGTTCGACGAAGTACATCTCGTATTCTCGTATTGTGTCGCAAATACAGTTTTAGTGCTATATATTATTGTATAGATTCATGCATCTACATATCATGTAtgctataaaattataatgcaaatatgttttatacgtAACTACCATCCATGTTAAGTTACATGTGCGAAAGATTAGTTTTGGCGGCCAGACAAGAttcacttgattttttttttcgaggcCAATATTTACCTACAtggtttttttagatgaatccgatataaatttttaaaaagcaaaatattagtattatcttcgagataaTCTAAGTTAATGGTCGTATATAGTTTGCGTTGCCAAGTGTGATCGCCATCTGCGGTACCTATGAAATTGCTGCATTCCAAACcccatttgatttgatttatccGTCCCTGTTACGCTCTCTGTCTCTTTGTCTCCATCCCTCTCTCGTAGCAAACTGATGATCACACTTATACAATTTAATTGTACACGCATTTAATTGCTCACTGAAGTTTCTTAATTGCGTACCAAGGCATGATAATGTAGCTATCATGAAGAATATTCCTGTGTTATTTAGAATGTTCCGGTAACATATAGAAATTAGGGAACACATAACTGGTGGTACTCTATTCGTAAAAAAgacctcgtcttttcgctcatgcttatatttatgagtcaaaatttaaatttttaatcttaaatttagagttgattttgtggatttttatagtattttattttttagcctttgcttttaaatcgctagaacatgtatagaaaattttatttacaaattattttttatttgtaaatatgtcattttcttattccttaaataaactaaaagataTGCACCTaagaatataagaaattttatagtcgGACTTGGTATTAAAGAGTTGGTGGAATTAAATAAGAGAAATGTTATGATTGGTTAAGAAGAAAGTTTTAGAAAGCCTTCGGCCACATTCGGCTATATGGTAAGTTACCTAGATTCCCTTGTTTTCTATgcgcacgcttctcgaactgctaaacagtgtttttttgcaaaaaaagtttctataggaaagttgcttaaaaaaaatcatattggtctatttcatatttctttaataattaataattaattaatcatgtactaatctattgatATGTTTTCCGCgtcgggtaagttaacttatctccctcGCTGCCGAATGCGGCCTTAGTGGTGGAAATTTACAGTTGGTTGAAAGCAGAATGTAGCTATTAAATCTGCTATATTTCATAACAAATTTTAAGCATTCTGCGTTTTTTAATGaagatgaaatataaaaatatttgatattttatagctattttatagtataaacgattgaattaagtaattaactaCAACAAAGTTGAAACACAaatctaatttagaaatataaaatgatcaacttctatatttttaatgaaaaatacactattttaTAGTTTGGAAAGTGTGCATGTAAATGGcaataaataatctaaaaaagaaCTCAACCTagatattgctatattttaagTTGGAGAGATTACTATTATTACTTAATAGGTTAATGTTCACATTTTCGCGGAGACCTCTGAAATCGTGACCAACATAGCATGATTATCGCACGATTGTCATGGTTTTTTTAGCGGTTTTTAATGGTTaatcacaataataattatggTTATCACAATAATCACGATTTTCGTAGCGGTAATGGAGGAGATTTTGCAAACCCGGTTCCCACCTACAGTAATTCCAAATCCTACATAGGGTTGGACTTGCGTGTCCATCTCCTCTATCAGTAGTGAAAGAATGAATGATAGCTcctgattaattaaaaaaaaagaaactattcaAGAGACTTCTTAGAAATTATTTCAAGAAGCTAGACATTTACCCAACCATCGCAAGAAATGATACACAATCCACAGATCAAATTTTTGGCAGAATTTCCTGCATGGatgatgatgcatgcatgctgctgtAACATTTGTCCTCCAAACAgtatagaattaaaaaaaaaaagaggagagagcgagagagtTGCATGATGTAACGTTTTACTCCAAATTGTTCAGAAGCCAAATCAATTTGTTATTTCTGCTTCTTTTTTCCAATCAGATAGCCTACGTCGCACTGATGAAGACAGCAAAAAACGCATCATCGTAATACAAGTTGGCTCACGAAGATGTGGCGAGCCAGCAGCGTGTAGCAGAGCTAATcacaacaataattaattgtttctTGTAGTATTTGATGACGCGTGTCAGCGTGGTCGAATTCAATCCTGCGATGACCAGGTCAGGAGCTTTGAGATCATCAGAACCCAGTCCAATCATTCAGAAGCATTATTGGCAGACAGACAATGTTCTTATCATCACTGTTCCTGAACAATCTGTTTCAGATGACCAGATGTTTAGGGAAACAAACTGGCAATCTTTTTCGAATCGGAGAAGCCGAGATGAGTTTCAGATGACATGCAAGTGCATCTGAAAACTGAAACATTGTGCAGAGATGACCTGAATTTTCAAAATGAATGATCTTCAGGTCGGAGAATAAGAACACACGCGTATCCAGGCCTCCAAATAATCTGAATATGCAGGACATATTTTTGTTGCAGGAAAGGCAGATAACTTTTGAGATTTCTTTGTTTAATATCAGAATATCGAATGGGAGGTCAGCAAACGCTGTGCGCAGCGGTAGCAAGAACATGAAAGAGTTTCAAAGATGTTACATAGATTTACTGAACGCATGACAGATTCTGAACTGATAAATGGGGTGACCACAAAGTTTACAAGGTGTGAGATCCACACTCGAGCATCTAATATGTAACATTCCCCTCCTTTATTTATCTCACACAGGCGATTATTACAGTGAACACAGATCAATATATCACAAGTTCACAACATTACTAACAAATCATGACACAACAGTTCACACAATCTCACACAAAATAGCTTTCACAGCCCAGGATAAGAAGAGAAGACACTTGCCAGATAGATGGTCCAGAGCATAGCATATGCATACTGAAATGGAGAGCAAAAGGCGATTTTAAGGGCTCTACAGCCAACTGTGATGAGCAGAGGTGCCAGTCGCCATGCCATTGGTGGATTTTCGGTTGCGAGGTGCAGAGCTACTAGCCTCGGCTTGATTGGTGGGTTGCATTCCCAGGCTCATGCCATTTGCAAACATTGACAGAAGGATGTTGCCACCGTGCACCCGACCCTCAGGAGCTGGGGCTGCCacacgacgaggaggagcctCCACAGAATGAGAGAAAATGCTGTGCCTGGTTGTTTCGGTGCCCAATGGTCGATCGCCCTGAGAAAGCTCATCGCTGACAACGCTGAAACCGCCATGGACACGAGTTTCATCCAGCTGCGGATTGTGATAAATGCACAGGCCTTTCTTGCCTCTAGCCAGACGCTCACAGGGGGGATCACCGGCTCCATGGTTAGATCCTTCATGACCCCACAAGCAACGTTTGCCACCTCCATGTGCCTTGCAAAAGTTTGTGCTTCCCTGTGCACTCTTATCACAACCAGAAGATTGGCATCTCTTGCCCCCACCATGGCCAACACAGCGATCCGTACGGCCTCTTGCACTCTTTGTGCATCCTTCTACCACACACCTCTTCCCACCTCCATGGGCAACACAACAAAGGGTTCCACCGTGCACGCTCTTTGTACAACCGTCAGCTGAACAGCGTTTGCCTCCTCCATGTCCTTTGCAGAATGGTGTACTTCCCTCGGCACCCTTTGTACAATCAGGGTGTGTGCATCTTTTCCCACCACCATGAGCCTTGCAGAAGTTAGTACTGCCTTGAGCTCCTTTTCCGCAATCAACATGCTGACAGCGGCGCCCACCTCCATGAGCAATGCACAACCCTGAGCGCCCTTCTGCACTCTTTTTACAGCCTTCATACTGACACCTTTTTCCACCACCATGTTTAATACAACGACCAGATTTCCCTCTTGCTGCTCTTTTGCATCCATCATGGCTACAACGACGGCCACCGCCGTGAGCTATGCAGAAATCAGTACGACCTTCAGCACTCTTGGTGCATCCAAGGTAGTcgcaccgcctcccccctCCATGAGCCTTACAGAATATAGTCTTGCCCTCAGCTCCCTTGCCACAACCATCTTTCTGGCACCTTCTACCCCCGCCGTGCGCGATGCAATGACCTGAAGAACCTCTGGCTCCTTTCATACATCCTGGGTATGTACAATTTTTTGTGTTACTACTGATACGCTGCTGTGGACGAGCAATACCGGAAGTACAGGCTACTGGACTTTTTGGCAGTTGAAGCACTGTTGACATTGGTGCTGGACCTTGTGTCTGGTTAGAGCTACCTGGGAAAACTTCCCTTGGAGATAAATCAGTCACCTTCGCAGTCTTATTGAGGAAAGAAAGTACCTGACAACCAGATGGTCGACGGGCAGATGTAGATCCTTCATCAACTGTTGGCACTAATTCCATATAGTATGGCTGCAGACTTGGGCTATCATATTCAGTCGCTGCAGTGAAGTCTGCACCAGTAATAGCAGACTGGGATGATAAAGACAGCTCAAGATTTAAACCAACATTACCAAAAGCCTTCCTAGAATCACAGGCCCTCTTATCAAGCCTGGAAGTACCTTCATTTCCCAGC is part of the Oryza brachyantha chromosome 2, ObraRS2, whole genome shotgun sequence genome and encodes:
- the LOC107303595 gene encoding uncharacterized protein LOC107303595, producing MGSLGPSVVRSLQQHKAAPASKPAAAGESQQQQQQQRGGSSSSFRMPVHYPRYKKAEYEAMAEWRVDCLLREYGLPVPADGDLDAKRRFAMGAFLWPDQY
- the LOC102713982 gene encoding uncharacterized protein LOC102713982, translated to MDPRLGRSAFINFSNPNAYLSKFPVMSTVSHPTASSQIDVLAQCNSYNLARGTKRKFDGLSLGLGNSSSSESSKQSMGTGCTISSAKGSDDGSSIDLDLNHFTLGNEGTSRLDKRACDSRKAFGNVGLNLELSLSSQSAITGADFTAATEYDSPSLQPYYMELVPTVDEGSTSARRPSGCQVLSFLNKTAKVTDLSPREVFPGSSNQTQGPAPMSTVLQLPKSPVACTSGIARPQQRISSNTKNCTYPGCMKGARGSSGHCIAHGGGRRCQKDGCGKGAEGKTIFCKAHGGGRRCDYLGCTKSAEGRTDFCIAHGGGRRCSHDGCKRAARGKSGRCIKHGGGKRCQYEGCKKSAEGRSGLCIAHGGGRRCQHVDCGKGAQGSTNFCKAHGGGKRCTHPDCTKGAEGSTPFCKGHGGGKRCSADGCTKSVHGGTLCCVAHGGGKRCVVEGCTKSARGRTDRCVGHGGGKRCQSSGCDKSAQGSTNFCKAHGGGKRCLWGHEGSNHGAGDPPCERLARGKKGLCIYHNPQLDETRVHGGFSVVSDELSQGDRPLGTETTRHSIFSHSVEAPPRRVAAPAPEGRVHGGNILLSMFANGMSLGMQPTNQAEASSSAPRNRKSTNGMATGTSAHHSWL